TGATTGCCCTCGAGGAACATCACGCCGGCATTGACGCACATCATCGCAACGCCCATCGGCACCATGATCAGCGGCTCCAGCGTGCGCTTGAAGCCGAGATAGGCGAGAAAGAATCCGCCGACGATCAGGAAGAGCCTTGCGAAGGCGATTGACGGCTCCTGCACGAACATCGTGCCGATGCCGGGAAAGACCGTGAAGAGTTGCTGTAGCATCTGAGGTTGTCCCGTATTCGATCAGGCGGTTTCGGAAGATTCGTTTTCGCCGAGCAACTTGCTGAGCAGAACGATGACGCCGATCACGGCGTATGAGATTGTCGCTGTGAGCGCGTAGGCCATCAGCGCGTAGACGATGATGTTCATGGGTGGTCTCCTGTGGCGTGAAGCGTTTCGAATCCGGCCGTCGCCGACGACGGAAACGTTCGGTGTTCGATGAGGTGGACGGCGATGGTGACAGCGAGCAGATCGGCGGCGCCGCCGGCGCTGATCCGGCGCGCGACGCATTCCGCGCCGAAGGCGTGGATCGCTTCGACGCCGCGCGACGTCAGCCCGCCGCCGAGGTCGCGAATGCGCCGGGCTTCGCCCTGGACGAAAGCCAGTGCGTCGGGACCACCGCGCCAGAGCACGGTGGAATCCTCGGCTTCGGCGATCAGCTCGATCAGGGTGTGAACCAGCGCGCGGTTCAGTCCGTGCCCGGCGGCGATGGCGGCGCGCAGCGTCGGCAGACCGTGCCGCGCGACCGCCGGGAAGCCGTCCTCGACCTCGCCGCGAATGCCCCGCGTGCCGTGCCGCGCGTAGAGTTTCTCGCCGGCCGTCACGGGATCGGTCCGCCGATCGATCAGCTCGCGCTGAACCATCCCGCTGGTGATCGCTGCGACCTCGGCGAAGATCCGGTGTGCGCTCGGCGCCGCATCGTCACGCGCGGCGCGTCCTGCGGCGGCGGCGGTGACACCGAGCGCGAACAGTGCGCCGCGTTGGGTGTTCACGCCGTTCGACGCCGCCATCAACAGTGCGTCGTACTCGCGGCCGACCGCGCGTACCAGCGGCAGCGCACTGACGGCATCGCCGCGATGGCTGAAGCCGATCGACGCGCAGCGGTGGAAGCACGGCGCGATGGCAGCCGACGTCAGCATGAACGTCTGCTGATCCATGTCGGTGTGCGCACCCATCGAACGCGGCGTCACCAGACCCGGCTTCGGATGAGTTGCTACTTCGAGGAGAATGCCGCTGAGACAGGCCGACCCTATCGTC
The DNA window shown above is from Rhodopseudomonas palustris HaA2 and carries:
- the mdcB gene encoding triphosphoribosyl-dephospho-CoA synthase MdcB translates to MDCSPFHAADIAPYFADGLAPKAWTIGSACLSGILLEVATHPKPGLVTPRSMGAHTDMDQQTFMLTSAAIAPCFHRCASIGFSHRGDAVSALPLVRAVGREYDALLMAASNGVNTQRGALFALGVTAAAAGRAARDDAAPSAHRIFAEVAAITSGMVQRELIDRRTDPVTAGEKLYARHGTRGIRGEVEDGFPAVARHGLPTLRAAIAAGHGLNRALVHTLIELIAEAEDSTVLWRGGPDALAFVQGEARRIRDLGGGLTSRGVEAIHAFGAECVARRISAGGAADLLAVTIAVHLIEHRTFPSSATAGFETLHATGDHP